Part of the Fusobacterium sp. FSA-380-WT-3A genome is shown below.
TTAATATTCCAACCCCTACTACTGAATATCTTGAAATAGAAACCATTTTATTTTCATCTATATTAGGATAAATTCTTTTAATAACATTATCAGTTATATTAACAGAAGTTATTAATAATAATGAACCTGAAGTAGAAACAACTGCTGCTAAAAGTCCTGCAAGTAATAAACCTCCAACAACAGGATTTGTCAATCTATCTATCATTGTAGGTAATATTGCATCTGAATTAACCACATCAGGAAAAAGAAGAGCTCCCGATAATCCTATTACAGCACACATTAAAAAATATGGTAAATAAATTAATAAAGATGCTGTAACTGTTGCTCCTTTGGCTTCTATTGAATTTTTAGCTCCACATATACGAAGAAAATTTTCTTGACTAACAAAATTTGTTGGAATTATCCACATTAATATTCCTACTATTCCTAAAATTCCAGAAGCCCATGGGTCAAAATAGCTTGCTGGTAATTTTTCTATCATAACTTCAAATCCACCTGTATTTGTTATAGATAATATTGGTAAAACTACCATAACAGCCATAATCATAATGATCATATTAATAGAATCTGTATATGAAGCTGCAACTAATCCTCCAAGAACTGTATAAGTAATCATTACAACTCCCATTAATATACATGCTTGTAAAATAGATAAACTAGGAATAAATGTTTGTGTTATTGTTCCTAAAGCTCTAACTTGTCCTGCTGTTAATGCTATTAACGCAAATAAATTTAATACTGTAATCCAATCTGCAACTTTTTGTCCATATTGTTCTTTCATAATATCTGGAACTGTTATTTTTCCTGAATCTCTTAATTTTTTTGCTAAAAATAAACCACAAAATAATAATCCTAAAGCAGCCCCTATTCCTAACCACAATCCTGATATTCCATCAGCAAAAACCATTCCTGCTACTCCCATTGTAGCACCTGCTCCTATTGCTGAGGCTGAAATAGAATGGACATTTCTCCAAAATGGAATATTTCTTCCTGCAACAGTGAAATCTTCATAATTTTTAATTTTTTTTGAGCAATAAATTCCTATAGCTATCATTACAATCATATAGACTATCGCAATAAATAATTTTATCATAGAATTACCCCCCTTTTTTATCCTAAATTTATTAAGGCTTTTTCTAAACGATCTAATCCTTCTTTTAAAACTTCATGACTTGTTGCTAAACAAATTCTTATATGACC
Proteins encoded:
- a CDS encoding sodium:solute symporter; its protein translation is MIKLFIAIVYMIVMIAIGIYCSKKIKNYEDFTVAGRNIPFWRNVHSISASAIGAGATMGVAGMVFADGISGLWLGIGAALGLLFCGLFLAKKLRDSGKITVPDIMKEQYGQKVADWITVLNLFALIALTAGQVRALGTITQTFIPSLSILQACILMGVVMITYTVLGGLVAASYTDSINMIIMIMAVMVVLPILSITNTGGFEVMIEKLPASYFDPWASGILGIVGILMWIIPTNFVSQENFLRICGAKNSIEAKGATVTASLLIYLPYFLMCAVIGLSGALLFPDVVNSDAILPTMIDRLTNPVVGGLLLAGLLAAVVSTSGSLLLITSVNITDNVIKRIYPNIDENKMVSISRYSVVGVGILSIIIANFASSIVGIMQDVSAPYTSAILPIIVAGFFWKKATSQGAIATIIVSVISSTGWWIAKQPFGVHHIIVSLIFSSLTMFIVSLVTFKEKEVK